One Synechococcus sp. MU1617 genomic region harbors:
- a CDS encoding YadA-like family protein → MNQPSKQGSKKHIVRESKKLLASTEEDSAIERISKPRKNCSQDHEGTGHINYKRISISLATSAITLGGSLISTNPLSAQVYGMCGTGAGSVSGEAVFEEFTLQGTQEDLLDVNTEVDVTVEVTVYGEAEGEGIAMVEAAGGGGGGGTGVGSALTGLVGTILGAGSELGFTIEAPETFEVRECGTGDGYADLGGKAGEGAIAIGPSEATGSFSIAIGDEATTLEDGEQAIAIGSESLGYGSASIAIGWGASTTAEAAGGISLGVESEVSGSDAIGIGNTSKAVGTSSLALGSNASSGGVGSLAIGLNSVAATSAENALAIGSDSYAGGIEGIAIGNSSSAFGENSIAIGSEAKIIDTEATGSIAFGGEISIAGAHSVGIGEVINIAAGEKIFAGGYNITNAAGSNNLLLGNTLNNVEGSYNILQGNDVLNTSGSSNLIQGNSITNTLGDQNIIAGNNITSTGSRNLIMGNNIGNIGSGSVLLGNAVGSGGALNVAIGNTAVVGATTTSIAIGNVAAVGAGASGAIAMGNGAGVGVAAAGSIAIGNGAGATLGINQIAIGNNVGVINDSTIAIGDNSNATEEGAIAIGAETKASGEDALAMVSATASGESSIAIGSEAETAGQEALAIGSASTASGESAIALGAKAEASEKEATALGSGANASEAGALALGAEAKASGANAIAIGYAAEATYENSFVLGTGAVANGVGAGAIGAGAQSLGSDAMAVGVNANASNTSSFALGTNAAASGIDASAFGVNAAASGTNAVAVGTNATSSGTNALAFGAHTLADQANSFVVGSSAQACGVNSGAIGAAAVANATNSLAIGVTASANGANSIALGVGSFAKQDSSMALGTNANATGSKSTAIAINAVASGANSLAAGVQANANGANATAISAFSSATGDNSVALGVKANASGSSAMAFGTDSAASGVNATAFSANATASGANSMAFGVQSNASGANAVAIATQALANGDDAMAIGVTSQATQTNAIAVGTNASATADGAMAFGPAAEASGITSIAMGANAIANAANTTAIGRSAQATSANAMALGLFAVASGDVAVAIGMNAQALADDTLAAGAYANAGNANAIAVGTGANATSINSMAIGTNAQGLATNAMAIGTRASASTLDAFAAGLEATANGVNATALGMLSVSSGTNSFAVGSLANATSANTIAFGTEATASAMNAMAVGTNASASGTDSIASGVGSLANNTKSIAFGPFAEATGTQSMALGSSANAAGNGSLAAGSLAKANGVNSIAIGSNAFATGDDAFTAGFNSSATAANALALGSSAEASAVNSLALGSSAEASGVGSFAAGLKATASGPNSMALGTLATASNTDSWAAGYCAQATGPNATALGSKSKATGVDAFAVGVSARALAANSTSFGTSANASGIDSQALGYFANAQGLRGVAIGPYASVKGTDSMALGHSAKTTSKQDLAIGTNASAEGPYATAIGYQANSYGNESLAIGVNSFAYGVNALALGTGAQANGNNAFAIGVNAVADGDESFAFGDGSTTTANAAGALVAGDNATAEGVESSAFGFNALATQSNAYATGTKSRSLGVNAHAMGTFAHATNANTLAYGTHAVSRSNNSVAIGTKAIAGTTSTAAVAIGEESFAKENNALAIGTQSIANGTNSFASGSGAIAKGSNTIAIGAGATAANISSISTSERVQVLSNDYQISAGSVRRKQIDADFSDGQNLIAIGADAQAIGINATAMGSNSVASGEAAVALGTTSQAISVNSVAVGSAANANAANTLAIGTASKAYKSNAIAIGQGARAFSIDSSSMGKQSVASGRNSMALGTKARATGDQSIAIGRKSKSTGQRSAAIGSESKATGFHSTALGFGAKARRDNEIAIGTGASSYRLRGLAPGGNFVGSKYQNSGEKRMVTTDSSGALGTTDFSVDKLLDTVGATGALSAAIGSLPTTILLPDETFRCGIGTGIYSSQFAGSVGCAAKLKDRVFVNAGIAATTTDTILNGPMGRVGFSIGFGGSPSKETTSEISKLPNTLSNIQSGELLTQFGDGDSKQVYSMRGDTNTPILSNAAEPESIEIAMRGDIEMLKLEAKSKQAEIDRLKDKLDQLINQSEGQESEEVITNLKNQIKDLVEQLALERQDSETSHDKQSATIRLLQTELKRQKEFTQRIMQKLGMLKTEN, encoded by the coding sequence TTGAATCAACCCTCGAAGCAAGGCTCTAAAAAGCACATCGTGCGTGAATCAAAAAAGCTTTTAGCATCAACCGAGGAAGACTCAGCAATAGAAAGAATATCAAAACCAAGAAAAAATTGCAGCCAAGATCATGAAGGCACTGGCCATATCAATTACAAGAGAATTAGCATCTCACTAGCTACTTCAGCAATAACTCTAGGCGGTAGTCTAATCAGCACAAATCCATTATCAGCACAAGTTTATGGAATGTGCGGTACTGGAGCAGGTTCAGTCAGTGGCGAAGCTGTCTTTGAAGAATTTACTCTCCAAGGGACTCAAGAAGATTTACTGGATGTAAATACAGAGGTTGATGTAACTGTCGAAGTAACGGTCTATGGGGAAGCTGAAGGGGAAGGAATTGCGATGGTTGAAGCAGCAGGAGGTGGGGGAGGTGGAGGCACAGGAGTTGGATCGGCATTGACGGGGCTGGTCGGCACAATCCTCGGCGCCGGATCGGAATTAGGGTTCACCATCGAAGCTCCCGAAACTTTTGAGGTCAGGGAATGTGGAACTGGAGATGGCTATGCAGACCTTGGAGGTAAAGCAGGAGAAGGTGCCATCGCGATAGGCCCCTCAGAAGCAACAGGAAGTTTCAGTATTGCGATTGGAGACGAAGCCACCACACTCGAAGACGGCGAGCAAGCAATTGCAATCGGATCAGAATCCCTTGGATATGGGTCGGCAAGTATCGCTATTGGCTGGGGGGCCTCAACTACGGCAGAAGCCGCGGGAGGCATTTCATTAGGAGTTGAAAGTGAAGTTTCGGGATCTGACGCTATCGGAATTGGCAATACATCAAAAGCTGTTGGTACATCATCCCTTGCCTTAGGATCTAATGCTTCGTCTGGAGGAGTGGGAAGCCTTGCAATTGGCCTGAATTCTGTTGCTGCTACGAGTGCTGAAAATGCACTTGCAATCGGTTCAGATTCATATGCAGGAGGTATTGAAGGCATTGCCATAGGCAACAGCTCTTCAGCGTTCGGAGAAAACAGTATTGCGATTGGCTCCGAGGCAAAGATCATTGATACAGAAGCAACTGGAAGCATAGCTTTCGGGGGCGAGATTTCAATTGCAGGTGCACATTCGGTGGGGATTGGAGAAGTCATAAACATTGCTGCAGGAGAGAAAATCTTTGCAGGTGGCTACAACATTACAAATGCAGCTGGTTCCAATAATTTACTACTTGGCAACACCCTGAATAATGTCGAGGGCTCTTACAATATCTTGCAAGGAAATGACGTATTAAATACTTCCGGCTCCAGCAACTTGATACAGGGCAACTCCATTACAAATACACTTGGAGACCAAAATATTATCGCAGGCAACAATATAACCAGCACGGGAAGCAGAAACCTTATTATGGGAAATAATATTGGAAACATAGGTTCTGGCAGCGTACTTTTAGGAAATGCAGTCGGCTCAGGTGGAGCCCTTAACGTCGCCATCGGAAATACCGCTGTCGTTGGAGCCACAACAACATCAATTGCGATTGGCAACGTAGCCGCAGTTGGCGCAGGTGCATCAGGTGCGATTGCGATGGGAAATGGTGCTGGCGTTGGCGTGGCCGCGGCCGGAAGCATCGCAATTGGCAACGGTGCTGGTGCAACTTTGGGCATCAATCAAATCGCAATTGGCAACAACGTTGGAGTTATTAACGACTCCACAATTGCAATTGGCGATAATTCAAATGCGACTGAGGAAGGTGCTATTGCTATTGGTGCTGAAACCAAAGCAAGTGGAGAAGATGCTTTGGCGATGGTTAGTGCCACTGCAAGCGGGGAGAGTTCCATTGCAATTGGTTCAGAAGCAGAAACAGCAGGCCAAGAAGCATTGGCCATTGGTTCTGCTTCAACTGCTTCCGGTGAAAGCGCGATCGCTCTAGGTGCAAAAGCAGAAGCCAGCGAAAAAGAAGCAACTGCTCTTGGATCTGGCGCCAATGCCTCAGAAGCAGGAGCACTGGCTCTTGGTGCAGAAGCAAAAGCAAGTGGTGCCAATGCCATTGCCATTGGATACGCAGCAGAAGCAACGTATGAAAATTCGTTTGTTCTTGGTACAGGGGCTGTCGCCAATGGCGTTGGGGCGGGTGCCATCGGAGCAGGCGCTCAATCATTAGGTAGCGATGCCATGGCCGTTGGCGTCAATGCCAACGCATCCAACACCAGCAGTTTTGCCCTTGGCACCAATGCGGCTGCTTCTGGCATTGATGCTTCTGCCTTCGGCGTGAATGCCGCTGCAAGCGGAACCAATGCAGTTGCTGTTGGTACGAATGCAACCTCCAGTGGCACCAACGCTCTTGCATTTGGCGCCCATACCCTTGCCGATCAAGCCAATTCATTTGTCGTTGGTTCATCAGCGCAAGCCTGCGGCGTCAATTCAGGAGCCATCGGTGCCGCAGCTGTCGCCAATGCAACCAATTCACTGGCGATTGGCGTCACTGCCTCCGCCAATGGAGCGAACTCCATCGCTCTGGGAGTTGGCTCCTTCGCAAAACAGGATTCATCCATGGCCCTTGGCACCAATGCCAATGCCACAGGATCAAAATCCACAGCCATTGCCATCAATGCTGTTGCCTCCGGTGCCAACAGCCTGGCTGCGGGCGTCCAAGCCAATGCCAATGGGGCTAATGCCACTGCCATCTCAGCATTCTCTTCAGCCACGGGGGATAACTCCGTTGCCCTTGGGGTAAAAGCCAACGCCTCGGGATCCAGTGCCATGGCCTTTGGCACGGATTCCGCCGCCTCAGGGGTCAATGCCACGGCGTTCTCGGCCAATGCAACGGCGTCCGGTGCAAACTCCATGGCCTTTGGCGTGCAATCCAACGCCTCAGGAGCCAATGCTGTGGCCATCGCCACCCAAGCCCTGGCCAATGGCGATGACGCCATGGCCATTGGTGTGACGAGCCAGGCCACCCAAACCAATGCGATCGCTGTCGGCACCAATGCCAGTGCCACTGCCGATGGCGCGATGGCCTTTGGTCCCGCCGCCGAGGCTTCTGGAATCACCAGCATTGCGATGGGTGCCAACGCCATCGCAAACGCAGCCAACACAACAGCCATCGGCCGATCCGCTCAGGCCACCAGTGCCAATGCAATGGCACTGGGTCTCTTCGCCGTTGCCTCAGGCGATGTCGCCGTAGCCATTGGCATGAACGCGCAAGCCTTGGCGGACGACACCCTCGCTGCGGGCGCCTATGCCAATGCGGGAAATGCCAATGCCATCGCTGTTGGCACAGGCGCCAATGCCACATCCATCAACAGCATGGCCATTGGCACCAATGCCCAAGGCCTCGCCACCAATGCAATGGCCATTGGTACCCGCGCCAGTGCATCAACGCTCGATGCCTTTGCTGCTGGTTTGGAGGCCACGGCGAACGGAGTCAATGCAACCGCCCTTGGCATGTTGTCTGTTTCCTCAGGAACCAACTCGTTTGCCGTCGGCTCCCTCGCCAATGCAACATCGGCCAACACCATTGCATTTGGCACCGAAGCAACGGCTTCAGCCATGAATGCCATGGCGGTTGGCACGAATGCCAGTGCCAGTGGCACTGATTCCATCGCCAGTGGCGTCGGCAGCCTGGCCAACAACACCAAATCAATTGCATTTGGCCCTTTCGCTGAGGCAACAGGCACACAATCCATGGCCCTGGGCTCGAGTGCCAATGCAGCAGGGAATGGTTCATTGGCTGCGGGATCTCTCGCCAAAGCCAATGGCGTGAACTCCATTGCCATTGGCTCCAACGCCTTCGCCACTGGGGATGATGCTTTTACTGCTGGCTTCAATTCTTCAGCAACGGCAGCCAATGCACTGGCTTTAGGCAGTTCTGCCGAGGCATCGGCCGTTAACTCCTTGGCTTTAGGCAGTTCTGCGGAAGCATCTGGAGTTGGTTCCTTTGCCGCTGGCTTAAAGGCCACTGCTTCTGGGCCGAACTCGATGGCTCTTGGAACATTGGCGACTGCCAGTAACACTGATTCATGGGCTGCTGGTTATTGCGCCCAAGCCACAGGGCCGAATGCCACCGCACTCGGTTCGAAATCGAAAGCAACAGGTGTCGACGCTTTTGCCGTTGGCGTGAGCGCAAGAGCACTTGCCGCTAACTCCACCAGCTTTGGCACCAGTGCCAATGCGAGTGGGATCGATTCCCAAGCCCTCGGATACTTCGCAAACGCACAAGGCCTGCGCGGCGTTGCGATTGGCCCCTACGCCAGCGTTAAAGGCACCGACTCCATGGCCCTAGGCCATAGCGCCAAAACAACCAGCAAACAGGATCTCGCCATTGGCACCAATGCAAGTGCAGAAGGGCCTTATGCCACCGCCATTGGCTATCAAGCCAACAGCTATGGGAATGAATCTTTAGCGATCGGCGTTAACTCCTTTGCCTATGGCGTCAATGCACTGGCATTAGGCACTGGTGCACAGGCCAACGGCAACAACGCTTTTGCTATCGGGGTTAATGCTGTCGCCGATGGAGATGAATCCTTTGCCTTTGGTGATGGATCAACGACGACCGCCAATGCTGCTGGTGCCCTCGTTGCTGGTGATAACGCCACAGCGGAAGGTGTTGAATCCTCCGCATTTGGATTCAACGCCCTGGCAACACAATCCAATGCCTATGCAACCGGAACCAAATCCAGATCACTCGGTGTCAATGCCCATGCGATGGGCACGTTCGCCCATGCCACCAATGCCAACACTCTTGCCTATGGCACGCATGCTGTTTCGCGGTCGAATAATTCTGTTGCGATCGGTACAAAAGCGATAGCAGGCACAACATCAACAGCAGCAGTTGCCATTGGTGAAGAAAGCTTTGCGAAGGAAAATAATGCACTTGCGATTGGCACCCAATCCATCGCCAATGGAACAAACTCCTTTGCTTCTGGATCTGGTGCCATCGCCAAAGGCTCCAACACCATCGCCATTGGCGCAGGAGCAACGGCAGCCAACATCTCCAGCATTTCTACAAGCGAAAGAGTTCAGGTTTTATCAAATGACTATCAAATTTCTGCGGGGTCGGTTCGCCGCAAGCAAATCGATGCTGATTTCTCTGATGGCCAAAATCTGATTGCGATTGGCGCCGACGCCCAAGCCATTGGCATTAATGCAACCGCAATGGGCAGCAATTCAGTTGCCAGTGGAGAAGCTGCAGTCGCTCTTGGAACAACTTCACAGGCAATCAGTGTCAATTCAGTTGCAGTTGGTTCAGCTGCAAATGCCAACGCTGCCAACACGCTCGCTATCGGCACTGCTTCGAAGGCCTACAAGAGCAACGCAATTGCTATCGGACAAGGAGCTCGGGCTTTCAGTATCGATTCTTCATCCATGGGCAAACAATCTGTTGCCTCTGGAAGGAACAGCATGGCCCTGGGAACAAAAGCCAGAGCCACTGGCGATCAATCAATTGCAATAGGAAGAAAGTCCAAGTCAACGGGTCAGCGGAGTGCAGCGATTGGTAGCGAAAGCAAGGCAACTGGCTTTCATTCAACGGCCTTAGGCTTTGGAGCAAAGGCTCGTCGTGATAACGAAATTGCAATTGGCACGGGAGCATCCAGCTACCGCCTGAGAGGATTAGCTCCCGGTGGAAACTTTGTGGGAAGCAAATATCAAAATTCCGGCGAGAAGCGGATGGTGACAACGGACAGCTCCGGAGCACTCGGCACCACAGATTTCAGCGTCGACAAACTCCTGGATACCGTTGGAGCTACTGGTGCTTTAAGCGCCGCCATTGGCTCTCTACCAACCACGATTCTGCTTCCCGACGAGACATTCCGCTGCGGGATTGGAACTGGAATCTATTCAAGCCAATTCGCAGGCTCCGTGGGATGTGCCGCGAAACTTAAAGACCGTGTGTTCGTTAATGCAGGGATCGCAGCAACAACAACAGACACCATCCTCAATGGTCCCATGGGGCGTGTTGGCTTCTCCATTGGCTTTGGCGGCAGCCCTTCCAAAGAAACAACAAGCGAGATCAGCAAGCTGCCAAATACGCTTTCAAACATTCAATCTGGGGAGCTTTTAACTCAGTTCGGTGATGGAGATAGCAAGCAGGTGTACAGCATGAGAGGCGACACTAATACCCCCATCTTGAGCAACGCTGCTGAACCCGAAAGCATTGAGATCGCTATGCGAGGCGACATTGAGATGCTCAAGCTTGAAGCCAAATCAAAACAAGCTGAAATCGATCGCCTCAAGGACAAACTCGATCAACTGATCAATCAATCAGAGGGACAAGAGTCCGAAGAAGTGATCACCAATCTCAAGAATCAAATCAAAGACCTCGTGGAACAACTCGCCCTCGAGCGACAAGATTCGGAAACAAGCCATGACAAGCAAAGCGCGACCATCCGGCTCCTTCAGACCGAGCTGAAACGACAAAAGGAATTCACGCAAAGGATCATGCAAAAGCTCGGCATGCTGAAGACAGAAAATTGA
- a CDS encoding MBL fold metallo-hydrolase, with amino-acid sequence MAMTTTLEAGRPPQQLRDDLWLFPPNRDSQGGSSWWLDLDPEPVLVDCPPLTEASLTALRQLAGTRRPRILLTSREGHGRLRRVQERLGWPVLVQEQEAYLLPNVEPLETFAEEHTTASGLRLLWTPGPTPGSCVVFAPAPNELLFCGRLLTPWAPGQLAPMRHARTFHWPRQLNSLAKLRGWIPSDTSPQLLSGAALGALRGERLVPFSGWSDVAENC; translated from the coding sequence ATGGCGATGACCACCACACTTGAGGCTGGTCGGCCGCCGCAGCAGCTGCGCGACGACCTCTGGTTGTTTCCACCCAACCGCGACAGCCAAGGCGGCAGTTCCTGGTGGCTCGATCTCGATCCCGAGCCCGTGCTGGTGGACTGTCCGCCGTTGACGGAGGCCAGCCTCACTGCACTGCGCCAGCTGGCGGGAACCCGCAGGCCAAGGATTCTGCTCACCAGTCGTGAAGGGCATGGGCGCCTGCGTCGCGTTCAGGAGCGCTTGGGATGGCCGGTGCTGGTGCAGGAACAGGAGGCCTATCTCCTGCCCAATGTTGAGCCGTTGGAGACCTTTGCCGAGGAACACACCACGGCGAGTGGATTGCGGCTGTTGTGGACGCCAGGACCGACGCCGGGGAGCTGTGTGGTGTTCGCTCCGGCACCAAATGAGCTGTTGTTCTGCGGGCGTTTGCTGACGCCATGGGCTCCAGGGCAGCTCGCACCGATGCGCCATGCCCGCACATTTCATTGGCCCAGACAGCTGAATAGTCTGGCCAAACTCAGGGGTTGGATTCCTTCAGATACCAGTCCCCAACTGCTTTCTGGGGCTGCTCTTGGTGCCTTGCGTGGAGAGCGGCTCGTGCCCTTCAGCGGTTGGAGTGATGTTGCGGAGAACTGCTAA
- the gluQRS gene encoding tRNA glutamyl-Q(34) synthetase GluQRS — protein MVVPEHLQQHLAAGRALAAAGDYRGRFAPSPTGVLHLGNLQTALLSWLAARQAGGAWLLRIDDLDTPRNRPGAIEAIQSDLLWLGLEWDGPVVLQSERRGTYHSWLSWLRRSGKLFACRCSRRELADQPIYPGFCRTAGHSWGLQQQRLPSWRLRVADHDPHGSGDVVLRRADGFIAYQLATVIDELSFGITDVVRGGDLREALPAQRSLFAALGESPPQFRHGPLLRDAKGQKLSKREASSGLEPLRTAGLDAAAVIGRLASGLQLLEPGARLSATELLEHLTQQKINAVIS, from the coding sequence ATGGTTGTTCCGGAGCATCTGCAGCAACATCTGGCGGCGGGGCGAGCCTTGGCTGCCGCAGGTGACTACCGCGGACGTTTCGCCCCATCGCCAACGGGGGTACTTCACCTCGGCAACCTGCAAACGGCTCTGCTCTCGTGGCTGGCGGCGCGTCAGGCCGGTGGTGCCTGGTTGCTCCGCATCGATGACCTCGACACACCGCGCAATCGCCCTGGTGCCATCGAGGCGATCCAAAGCGATTTGCTCTGGCTGGGCCTGGAGTGGGATGGCCCGGTGGTGCTGCAGAGCGAACGGCGTGGCACTTACCACTCCTGGTTGTCGTGGTTGCGCCGCTCCGGAAAGTTGTTCGCTTGTCGCTGCTCCCGGCGGGAGCTTGCCGATCAGCCGATCTACCCCGGCTTCTGCCGGACGGCTGGGCACAGCTGGGGCTTGCAGCAACAGCGGCTTCCCAGTTGGCGCCTGCGGGTTGCCGATCACGATCCCCACGGCAGTGGCGATGTGGTGCTACGGCGAGCCGATGGCTTCATCGCTTACCAACTCGCCACCGTGATCGACGAACTCAGTTTCGGCATCACCGATGTGGTGCGTGGTGGTGATCTGCGCGAGGCCCTGCCAGCCCAGCGCAGCCTGTTCGCGGCCCTTGGTGAATCTCCTCCCCAGTTCCGCCATGGGCCGCTTTTGCGCGATGCCAAAGGTCAAAAATTATCCAAGCGTGAGGCCAGTTCAGGCCTGGAACCACTCCGCACCGCTGGGTTGGATGCGGCCGCTGTGATCGGGCGCTTGGCTTCAGGTCTTCAGCTGCTTGAACCCGGTGCACGCCTAAGTGCAACAGAGTTGCTTGAACACTTGACGCAGCAGAAGATCAATGCAGTGATTTCTTAA
- a CDS encoding glycogen-debranching protein, whose translation MPQQALSGIHPGSPWPLGSSLTNRGVNFVLAAPGADRIELLLYSNSNERSPERVIELDGRRHRSGDYWHVEVEGLSEGCCYGYRVFGPLAPGGHGFQPSKVLLDPAARAISGWDVYDRVLATGPSPNAHACLKAVVCERDLFDFQAHPRPRHSWQRTVIYELHVGGFTRREDAGVAVEHRGTYLGLIEKLPYLKELGITAVELLPVFCFDPADAPPGRDNVWGYSPLSWFAPHHGFCSSGDPLQARHEVRQLVAACHDAGIEVLLDVVYNHTTEGNRNGPTLSWRGCADNVYYHQNDDGDYQDVSGCGNSIAANAPISTQLILESMRCWALELGVDGFRFDLGIALSRSDQLKPLDEPPLFTAMEADPHLSDLKLVSEPWDCGGLYRLDDFPAKRIGTWNGHFRDGVRRFWKGDEHSTWSLAQRFKGSPDLYDGKPVALGRSVNFITAHDGFTLADLVSYNRKHNLANGEDNRDGENHNNSWNHGIEGPSSNPLVQSLRRRQQRNLLSSLLLARGVPMLLMGDEVGRSQGGNNNSWCQNSPLGWMVWNEDQCDLELKQFLQRLLRLRQALPQLFNPLVPPRESNRKSAEQPSEQRSDLWRQWHGVNLAKPDWAAWSRTTATSLHRGSRGALLWMGFNAYKESLSFELPVPASPWKRVIDTSLPSPKDFPAEPASFSGVEIPLQSRSFVLLLAEEETSGLRL comes from the coding sequence ATGCCCCAACAGGCCTTGAGTGGCATTCACCCCGGTTCTCCCTGGCCTTTGGGCAGCAGCCTCACCAACAGAGGGGTGAACTTTGTATTGGCGGCTCCCGGGGCCGACCGCATTGAGCTGTTGCTTTACAGCAACAGCAACGAACGCAGCCCAGAGCGGGTGATCGAACTGGATGGTCGACGTCACCGCTCAGGCGACTACTGGCACGTCGAGGTCGAAGGGCTCAGCGAAGGCTGCTGCTACGGCTACCGGGTCTTCGGGCCGCTGGCGCCGGGGGGCCATGGCTTCCAGCCCTCCAAGGTGCTGCTGGACCCCGCCGCCCGAGCCATCAGTGGCTGGGACGTCTACGACCGGGTGCTGGCCACGGGGCCCTCACCCAACGCCCATGCCTGCCTGAAGGCGGTGGTGTGCGAACGGGACCTGTTCGATTTTCAGGCCCATCCGCGCCCACGCCACAGCTGGCAACGCACGGTGATCTACGAGCTGCACGTGGGAGGCTTCACCCGCCGGGAGGATGCCGGGGTCGCCGTAGAGCACCGCGGCACCTACCTCGGCTTGATCGAGAAGCTGCCCTACCTCAAGGAGCTGGGCATCACGGCGGTGGAGCTGTTGCCGGTGTTCTGCTTCGACCCGGCCGATGCCCCCCCGGGGCGCGACAACGTGTGGGGGTACAGCCCCCTGAGCTGGTTCGCACCCCACCACGGCTTCTGCAGCAGCGGCGATCCGCTGCAGGCCCGCCATGAGGTGCGCCAACTGGTTGCCGCCTGCCATGACGCCGGCATCGAGGTGCTGCTGGATGTGGTCTACAACCACACCACCGAGGGCAACCGTAATGGCCCAACGCTGAGCTGGCGCGGCTGTGCCGACAACGTTTACTACCACCAAAACGACGACGGCGATTATCAGGACGTGAGCGGCTGCGGCAACTCGATCGCCGCCAATGCACCGATCAGCACCCAGTTGATCCTCGAGTCGATGCGCTGCTGGGCCCTGGAGCTGGGGGTGGATGGCTTCCGCTTCGACCTGGGCATCGCCCTGAGCCGCAGCGATCAACTCAAACCCCTGGACGAGCCGCCACTATTCACAGCGATGGAGGCCGATCCGCACCTAAGCGATCTCAAGCTGGTGAGTGAACCGTGGGACTGCGGCGGTCTTTATCGGCTGGACGACTTCCCCGCCAAGCGGATCGGCACCTGGAACGGCCATTTCCGCGACGGGGTGCGGCGCTTCTGGAAAGGAGACGAGCACAGCACCTGGAGCCTGGCCCAGCGGTTCAAGGGCAGCCCTGATCTCTATGACGGCAAGCCCGTGGCCCTGGGGCGTTCGGTGAACTTCATCACCGCCCACGACGGCTTCACCCTGGCGGATCTGGTGAGCTACAACCGCAAACACAACCTGGCCAACGGCGAAGACAACCGCGACGGCGAAAACCACAACAACAGCTGGAACCACGGCATCGAAGGCCCCAGCAGTAATCCTCTGGTGCAAAGCCTGCGGCGGCGTCAGCAACGCAACCTGCTCAGTTCGCTGCTGCTGGCCCGTGGCGTGCCAATGCTGCTGATGGGCGATGAGGTGGGCCGCAGCCAAGGGGGCAACAACAACAGTTGGTGCCAGAACAGTCCCCTGGGCTGGATGGTCTGGAATGAAGACCAGTGCGACCTGGAGCTGAAGCAATTTCTGCAGCGGCTCCTGCGGCTGCGCCAAGCCCTGCCGCAACTGTTCAATCCACTGGTGCCGCCGCGGGAAAGCAACCGCAAATCAGCGGAACAACCATCGGAGCAGCGCAGCGATCTCTGGCGTCAATGGCACGGGGTGAACCTGGCCAAACCCGATTGGGCCGCCTGGAGCCGCACGACGGCCACAAGCCTCCACCGCGGCAGCCGCGGGGCTCTTCTGTGGATGGGCTTCAACGCCTACAAGGAAAGCCTCAGCTTTGAGTTGCCGGTTCCGGCCTCCCCCTGGAAACGGGTGATCGACACCTCCTTGCCCAGCCCCAAGGATTTCCCAGCCGAGCCAGCCAGCTTCAGCGGCGTGGAGATTCCCTTGCAGAGTCGGAGCTTCGTGCTGCTGCTCGCCGAGGAGGAAACCTCAGGCCTGCGGTTGTGA
- a CDS encoding HU family DNA-binding protein produces MNKADLVNLVAARTELTKTDVSMVVDAAIDTIIDSVVEGKKVSILGFGSFEPRERSARQGLNPKTGEKIAIPAKRVPAFTAGKMFKDRVQG; encoded by the coding sequence ATGAACAAAGCTGATCTGGTGAATCTGGTGGCTGCTCGCACCGAGCTCACCAAGACCGACGTCTCCATGGTTGTCGACGCCGCTATCGACACGATCATCGACTCCGTGGTGGAAGGCAAGAAGGTGTCCATCCTGGGTTTCGGTTCCTTTGAACCCCGTGAGCGCTCCGCCCGTCAGGGTCTGAACCCCAAGACCGGCGAGAAGATCGCGATTCCCGCTAAGCGTGTTCCCGCCTTCACCGCCGGCAAGATGTTCAAAGATCGCGTTCAGGGCTGA